Proteins encoded by one window of Culicoides brevitarsis isolate CSIRO-B50_1 chromosome 2, AGI_CSIRO_Cbre_v1, whole genome shotgun sequence:
- the LOC134829669 gene encoding E3 SUMO-protein ligase PIAS1-like isoform X1 encodes MYHQSAFNLEHNRIPHTNMVVNYDAYPQTNPSFPIYPPVRLKKLAFYDVLGELVKPSTLIPSNSHQRIQEKTFTFLLSPQQATELAMNRDIRNPNKIEHVIQVQLRFCQLNTTEEQEDCFPPNVIVKVNNKPCQLPNPIPTNKPNVEAKRPPRPVNITMHVKLSPTVSNAISVSWSVDYNKTFCVAAYLVRKLSSNQLLERLRIKGIKPAEHTRGLIRDKLRADADSDIATTMLRVSLCCPLGKMRMTNPCRATTCGHLQCFDASLYLQMNERKPTWNCPVCDKSAIYDNLVIDGYFQQVLVSQELPSDKNEIELLEDGSWAVHNEEKKEEKVKEKKRVAEVAAEDILILDDDDDDMPSAPPAPSISQPKASFGQASPASRVPPAFSSPSSALSSATTTAANNVTVDLTLSDSDDDQPSAAQRQRTPQTTQPQAAASATAAATTTPTPAHAQSHQIHQPIPQMSPAAASNSYFRQQSMPVLDSNGTSPSLSAASSRPASVGGGKPNEYPFGSPIASRNWSIVLDSPSPPQRVPSVTPLVADPQWEYYWYALAAQQQAAAAQQQQQDRSPNYSLDQFTLNPLRRYDHPPDM; translated from the exons ATGTACCATCAGTCTGCTTTTAATCTCGAACACAATCGAATTCCGCACACAAATATGGTCGTAAACTATGACGCGTATCCCCAAACGAATCCGTCGTTTCCGATTTATCCGCCCGTGCGTCTCAAGAAGCTCGCGTTCTACGACGTGCTCGGCGAACTCGTGAAACCCTCGACGCTCATTCCGTCAAACAGCCATCAACGCATCcaggaaaaaacttttacgtTCCTCCTGAGTCCGCAGCAGGCGACAGAACTGGCAATGAATCGCGACATTCGGAATCCGAACAAAATTGAGCACGTCATTCAGGTGCAACTGCGATTTTGTCAGCTGAACACGACGGAAGAGCAAGAAGACTGTTTTCCACCGAATGTCATCGTTAAAGTCAACAATAAACCATGTCAATTACCA aATCCAATTCCAACAAACAAGCCAAACGTGGAGGCAAAAAGACCCCCGAGACCTGTGAACATCACGATGCACGTGAAACTCTCGCCGACCGTCTCGAATGCGATTTCCGTGAGTTGGAGCGTCGATTATAACAAGACTTTTTGCGTTGCGGCATATCTCGTGCGGAAACTTAGCTCAAACCAGCTACTGGAACGTCTTCGGATAAAGGGTATCAAGCCAGCGGAACACACAAGAGGACTAA ttcgtGACAAATTACGAGCAGATGCTGACAGCGATATCGCTACCACAATGCTTCGCGTGTCACTTTGCTGCCCTCTTGGCAAGATGCGAATGACAAATCCGTGTCGCGCAACCACGTGCGGGCATTTGCAGTGCTTCGATGCGTCGCTTTACCTTCAGATGAACGAACGGAAGCCCACGTGGAATTGTCCCGTGTGCGATAAATCTGCTATTTACGATAATTTGGTGATCGACGGGTACTTTCAGCAAGTTTTGGTGTCGCAAGAACTGCCAAGcgacaaaaatgaaattgaattgttGGAGGACGGGTCGTGGGCCGTGCATAACGAGGAGAAGAAAGAGGAAAAGGTTAAGGAAAAGAAACGTGTGGCGGAAGTAGCGGCGGAAGATATTC taattcttgacgatgacgatgacgacaTGCCCTCAGCGCCGCCTGCTCCATCGATTAGTCAGCCAAAAGCGTCGTTTGGACAAGCGTCTCCAGCTTCGCGTGTTCCCCCAGCATTTTCCTCGCCTTCCAGTGCTTTATCAAGTGCAACAACTACCGCAGCAAATAACGTTACT gTTGATCTCACTCTCAGTGACTCGGATGACGACCAACCAAGTGCAGCGCAGCGTCAAAGAACGCCCCAAACGACACAACCGCAGGCTGCGGCATcggcaacagcagcagcaacaacaacgccAACACCGGCGCACGCACAATCACACCAAATCCATCAACCGATTCCCCAAATGAGTCCCGCTGCGGCGAGCAATTCTTACTTCCGGCAACAATCGATGCCCGTGCTCGATTCAAATGGCACCTCGCCCTCCCTCAGTGCAGCAAGCTCACGCCCAGCCTCCGTGGGTGGCGGAAAACCAAACG AATATCCATTTGGTTCTCCAATCGCTTCGCGAAACTGGTCTATCGTACTGGATTCACCTTCGCCTCCGCAACGTGTTCCATCGGTAACGCCTCTAGTTGCCGATCCGCAAT GGGAATATTACTGGTATGCCTTAGCTGCGCAACAACAAGCGGCAGCtgcgcaacaacaacaacaagatcGCTCACCAAACTACTCGCTAGATCAATTTACTCTAAATCCGTTGCGAAGATATGATCATCCGCCGGACATGTAA
- the LOC134830057 gene encoding syntaxin-5, translated as MPARRRVAGLESDDTFTIVVDDSSAPVYGPEVKNHTTPPANSWTGHFQQTGQQLFQTFTSKVAQVSSSTTAFINPTAKNSFIAPPTGAYQPPLPPQSSVPINQPTEYQQKPRFEEPDSDPEPEIEFIMTARDRSGEFGNAIRSLQSRNIQRAVNIRDPKRVKQMQSYAEFMMIAKTVGKNIASTYAKLEKLTLLAKKKSLFDDRPTEIQELTYIIKGDLNSLNQQIARLQEVSKSQRKQTSGKHLLSHSSNMVVALQAKLANMSTDFKQILEVRTENLKQQKTRRDQFSQGGIASAPPTRAGNSHQPSLLMESEYDEGQTAENAPLIPRSQQMMMYDENDSYLQQRAETMQNIESTIVELGGIFQQLAHMVKEQEEMVERIDTNILDVGLNVDMAHNEILKYFRTVSRNRSLMIKIFGVLIFFFIFFIIFMR; from the exons ATGCCAGCAAGACGTCGAGTAGCCGGCTTAGAGTCGGACGACACCTTTACCATTGTTGTAGACGATTCGTCGGCGCCAGTTTACGGTCCCGAAGTCAAAAATCACACAACTCCTCCCGCAAATTCGTGGACAGGTCACTTTCAGCAAACGGGTCAGCAATTATTTCAAACGTTCACGAGTAAAGTTGCCCAAGTTTCATCGAGTACGACAGCATTTATCAATCCGACAGCGAAAAATTCCTTCATTGCGCCGCCAACGGGAGCATATCAACCGCCTTTGCCGCCTCAATCCTCCGTGCCAATCAATCAGCCGACAGAATATCAACAAAAACCGCGATTTGAAGAGCCTGACAGCGATCCCGAGCCAGAAATTGAATTCATCATGACTGCCAGAGACAGAAGTGGGGAGTTTGGGAATGCAATTAGATCGTTGCAAAGTCGCAATATTCAGCGAGCAGTCAATATACGGGATCCAAAAAGGGTCAAACAGATGCAAAGTTATGCGGAATTCATGATGATTGCGAAAACGGTGGGCAAAAATATTGCAAGCACGTATGCCAAGttggaaaaattaactttac tggcAAAGAAGAAATCTCTTTTCGATGACAGACCAACGGAAATCCAAGAGTTGACGTACATCATCAAAGGTGACCTCAACTCGTTAAATCAGCAAATTGCTCGTCTGCAAGAAGTTTCCAAGTCGCAACGCAAGCAAACCAGCGGCAAACACTTGCTCTCACACTCTTCCAACATGGTAGTGGCCTTACAAGCGAAGCTTGCCAACATGAGTACGGACTTCAAGCAGATTCTCGAGGTGCGCACGGAAAACTTGAAGCAACAAAAAACGCGACGCGATCAATTCAGCCAAGGAGGCATTGCGAGTGCGCCGCCAACGCGTGCCGGAAACTCACATCAACCGTCGTTGCTCATGGAATCCGAATACGACGAAGGACAAACGGCGGAAAATGCACCTCTCATTCCACGCAGTCAGCAGATGATGATGTACGACGAGAACGACAGTTATTTGCAGCAACGTGCCGAAACGATGCAAAACATCGAGAGCACAATTGTCGAGCTGGGCgggatttttcaacaattggCGCATATGGTGAAGGAGCAGGAAGAGATGGTTGAGAGAATTGACACGAATATTCTGGATGTTGGACTGAATGTCGATATGGCTCACAATGAAATCCTCAAATATTTCAGGACGGTATCGAGAAATCGCTCGTTGATGATTAAGATTTTCGGCGTCctgattttcttctttatctttttcattatttttatgcggtaa
- the LOC134831716 gene encoding uncharacterized protein LOC134831716 isoform X2 has protein sequence MFRFALLLACLFVATSSALPAGKHDSKDEVAGATSSPSPVSPAKPVEENAKQPPKTTITFDQRQEGKFNVRADLENFVIVFVPSSPSQGMSLLEMLASMRRTQSKNGNKRISSEKDVKGKYSKKVETNPKETPVVDSFIEGRTPYKVDISSTLTDANLQETSSVEGNNNNRKVIVVESRQKRVPKHLGLYNNVLKSNSVVALINPSSTSSYDGEGLDELYRDTDFAPRHAAASISSSAYLKELTDSIPSIDSLKLESADNDWKLLGATEPGCGPDRNMRRDSYGICRFYPIDV, from the exons atgtttcgGTTTGCTTTGTTGTTAGCGTGCCTGTTTGTGGCAACGAGCAGTGCTTTACCCGCGGGCAAGCACGATTCGAAGGATGAAGTTGCTGGCGCAACATCGTCTCCATCTCCCGTTTCACCTGCCAAGCCGGTTGAGGAAAATGCGAAACAACCGCCCAAAACAACAATCACTTTTGACCAACGGCAAGAGGGAAAATTCAACGTTCGCGCCGACTTGGAGAACTTTGTGATTGTTTTTGTGCCATCGTCTCCCTCGCAAGGCATGAGTTTGTTGGAGATGTTGGCTTCGATGCGTCGAACTCAGTCGAAAAATGGCAACAAACGGATCTCGAGTGAGAAAGATGTCAAGGGAAAATACTCGAAGAAGGTCGAAACGAACCCCAAAGAGACTCCCGTTGTCGATTCCTTCATCGAGGGACGCACGCCCTACAAAGTCGACATCTCGAGCACCTTGACAGACGCCAATTTGCAAGAAACTTCCTCAG TAGAAGGTAACAATAACAACCGTAAAGTGATTGTAGTCGAGAGCAGACAAAAACGCGTACCTAAACATCTTGGCCTCTATAACaatgttttaaaatcaaattctgTCGTAGCATTAATCAATCCTAGTAGTACTTCTAGTTATGACGGTGAAGGGCTCGACGAGCTTTATCGCGATACCGACTTTGCGCCACGGCATGCTGCCGCAAGCATCTCCTCCTCTGCTTATCTCAAAGAATTAACCGATTCAATTCCTTCTATTGATAGCTTAAAGTTAGAATCTGCGGACAACGACTGGAAATTACTTGGTGCAACAGAGCCTGGATGTGGTCCCGATCGAAATATGCGACGAGACTCTTACGGAATTTGCAGATTTTATCCCATAGatgtttaa
- the LOC134831364 gene encoding gastrula zinc finger protein XlCGF26.1-like, with the protein MLKKLFIVLDVDEHGQILDYNIDETLTNAVHTNFDLRTNLIKRTKCPHCTGDLEYSMLLPSLDVKPDIKLDEDEKCLLEEVEDAEFQEEIYEIIEEEVQDEEHFRNVTLENEENIATVNLKIEPVGDSIKKNTKPKNVRSKICKKEVLDDEEDENFEEKSGVLPPKNVCPDCPKAFRLASTLRVHIQRCHTPKSFCCHVCGAAFARNKELQEHLLRHENPKPYECALCSERYAVKNSLRDHMRAAHLRSASEGIFCEFCDNSKKYPTEAKLLDHHARVHSGNDRYPCKECPRAFKYPESLRNHLTRYHTPPELMKWFSCNECNFRGTSAKALEKHKLVHLDNSEKPFKCSYCDKGFGRRYEWNRHEMIHRSEKNFICGICKHSVRTNYLLQKHMRVHQEGRPYACSLCDKKYRDRDTFKKHVKAHAVQMEAQGETLNLEEAMQNLANVHKTVPIKAKSFPVMVSPSEEALLVTEVQDDIVIETAGNVVVAKFA; encoded by the coding sequence ATGCTCAAGAAGCTGTTTATCGTGCTCGATGTCGACGAGCACGGTCAAATTTTGGACTACAACATCGACGAAACCCTCACAAATGCCGTGCACACCAACTTTGATCTCAGAACAAATCTCATTAAGCGCACCAAATGTCCTCATTGCACCGGCGACCTTGAATATTCGATGCTGTTACCCAGTTTAGATGTGAAACCTGACATCAAATTAGACGAGGATGAGAAATGTTTGTTGGAAGAAGTCGAAGACGCGGAATTTCAGGAAGAAATTTACGAAATTATCGAGGAAGAAGTGCAAGACGAAGAGCATTTTCGGAATGTAACGctcgaaaatgaagaaaatatcgCGACAGTCAATCTGAAAATTGAACCGGTAGGagattcaatcaaaaaaaacacaaaaccaAAGAACGTcaggtcaaaaatttgtaaaaaagaaGTTTTGGATGATGAAgaggatgaaaattttgaagaaaaatcggGAGTTTTGCCTCCGAAGAATGTTTGTCCCGATTGTCCCAAAGCTTTTCGACTTGCCAGCACGCTTCGTGTTCACATTCAACGCTGCCATACCCCGAAATCGTTCTGTTGTCACGTTTGCGGTGCAGCTTTTGCGCGAAATAAGGAGCTGCAGGAACATTTATTGCGTCACGAGAACCCCAAACCGTACGAATGTGCTCTTTGCTCCGAGCGATATGCCGTGAAAAATAGTTTGCGAGATCATATGCGAGCAGCTCACTTGCGATCCGCTTCAGAAGGaattttttgcgaattttgcGACAATTCCAAGAAATATCCGACGGAAGCAAAGTTATTGGATCATCATGCCCGCGTTCACAGTGGCAACGATCGATATCCGTGCAAAGAGTGTCCGCGCGCCTTTAAATATCCCGAATCGCTCCGAAATCACCTCACGCGGTATCACACGCCGCCCGAACTCATGAAGTGGTTCTCGTGCAACGAATGCAATTTTCGCGGCACTTCCGCAAAAGCCCTCGAAAAACACAAACTCGTGCATCTCGACAACTCGGAGAAACCCTTCAAGTGTTCCTACTGCGACAAAGGCTTCGGACGTCGTTACGAATGGAATCGGCACGAGATGATTCATCGCTCGGAGAAGAATTTCATCTGCGGCATTTGCAAACATAGCGTTCGCACGAATTATTTGCTGCAAAAACACATGCGGGTACATCAGGAGGGCAGACCATATGCTTGCTCGTTGTGCGATAAAAAATATCGGGATCGAGATACGTTCAAGAAACACGTGAAAGCGCATGCAGTGCAGATGGAGGCACAAGGTGAGACCCTGAATCTCGAAGAGGCGATGCAGAATCTGGCAAATGTGCATAAAACGGTGCCGATTAAGGCGAAATCGTTCCCCGTGATGGTATCGCCGTCGGAGGAAGCTCTGCTAGTGACGGAAGTGCAAGATGATATCGTTATTGAAACTGCTGGGAATGTAGTTGTAGCAAAGTTTGcgtaa
- the LOC134829669 gene encoding E3 SUMO-protein ligase PIAS1-like isoform X2: MYHQSAFNLEHNRIPHTNMVVNYDAYPQTNPSFPIYPPVRLKKLAFYDVLGELVKPSTLIPSNSHQRIQEKTFTFLLSPQQATELAMNRDIRNPNKIEHVIQVQLRFCQLNTTEEQEDCFPPNVIVKVNNKPCQLPNPIPTNKPNVEAKRPPRPVNITMHVKLSPTVSNAISVSWSVDYNKTFCVAAYLVRKLSSNQLLERLRIKGIKPAEHTRGLIRDKLRADADSDIATTMLRVSLCCPLGKMRMTNPCRATTCGHLQCFDASLYLQMNERKPTWNCPVCDKSAIYDNLVIDGYFQQVLVSQELPSDKNEIELLEDGSWAVHNEEKKEEKVKEKKRVAEVAAEDILILDDDDDDMPSAPPAPSISQPKASFGQASPASRVPPAFSSPSSALSSATTTAANNVTVDLTLSDSDDDQPSAAQRQRTPQTTQPQAAASATAAATTTPTPAHAQSHQIHQPIPQMSPAAASNSYFRQQSMPVLDSNGTSPSLSAASSRPASVGGGKPNGNQSSSHKTYENPSKKARK, translated from the exons ATGTACCATCAGTCTGCTTTTAATCTCGAACACAATCGAATTCCGCACACAAATATGGTCGTAAACTATGACGCGTATCCCCAAACGAATCCGTCGTTTCCGATTTATCCGCCCGTGCGTCTCAAGAAGCTCGCGTTCTACGACGTGCTCGGCGAACTCGTGAAACCCTCGACGCTCATTCCGTCAAACAGCCATCAACGCATCcaggaaaaaacttttacgtTCCTCCTGAGTCCGCAGCAGGCGACAGAACTGGCAATGAATCGCGACATTCGGAATCCGAACAAAATTGAGCACGTCATTCAGGTGCAACTGCGATTTTGTCAGCTGAACACGACGGAAGAGCAAGAAGACTGTTTTCCACCGAATGTCATCGTTAAAGTCAACAATAAACCATGTCAATTACCA aATCCAATTCCAACAAACAAGCCAAACGTGGAGGCAAAAAGACCCCCGAGACCTGTGAACATCACGATGCACGTGAAACTCTCGCCGACCGTCTCGAATGCGATTTCCGTGAGTTGGAGCGTCGATTATAACAAGACTTTTTGCGTTGCGGCATATCTCGTGCGGAAACTTAGCTCAAACCAGCTACTGGAACGTCTTCGGATAAAGGGTATCAAGCCAGCGGAACACACAAGAGGACTAA ttcgtGACAAATTACGAGCAGATGCTGACAGCGATATCGCTACCACAATGCTTCGCGTGTCACTTTGCTGCCCTCTTGGCAAGATGCGAATGACAAATCCGTGTCGCGCAACCACGTGCGGGCATTTGCAGTGCTTCGATGCGTCGCTTTACCTTCAGATGAACGAACGGAAGCCCACGTGGAATTGTCCCGTGTGCGATAAATCTGCTATTTACGATAATTTGGTGATCGACGGGTACTTTCAGCAAGTTTTGGTGTCGCAAGAACTGCCAAGcgacaaaaatgaaattgaattgttGGAGGACGGGTCGTGGGCCGTGCATAACGAGGAGAAGAAAGAGGAAAAGGTTAAGGAAAAGAAACGTGTGGCGGAAGTAGCGGCGGAAGATATTC taattcttgacgatgacgatgacgacaTGCCCTCAGCGCCGCCTGCTCCATCGATTAGTCAGCCAAAAGCGTCGTTTGGACAAGCGTCTCCAGCTTCGCGTGTTCCCCCAGCATTTTCCTCGCCTTCCAGTGCTTTATCAAGTGCAACAACTACCGCAGCAAATAACGTTACT gTTGATCTCACTCTCAGTGACTCGGATGACGACCAACCAAGTGCAGCGCAGCGTCAAAGAACGCCCCAAACGACACAACCGCAGGCTGCGGCATcggcaacagcagcagcaacaacaacgccAACACCGGCGCACGCACAATCACACCAAATCCATCAACCGATTCCCCAAATGAGTCCCGCTGCGGCGAGCAATTCTTACTTCCGGCAACAATCGATGCCCGTGCTCGATTCAAATGGCACCTCGCCCTCCCTCAGTGCAGCAAGCTCACGCCCAGCCTCCGTGGGTGGCGGAAAACCAAACG GAAACCAATCGTCGTCGCACAAAACGTACGAAAATCCTAGCAAAAAAGctagaaaataa
- the LOC134830235 gene encoding 26S proteasome non-ATPase regulatory subunit 11, whose product MAGAMLLERAVNISSINKGESISLLQKIVRDIEVADTDEEQIRIKEQGILQLGELYKQEKKAKELADLIKTTRPFLSLISKAKAAKLVRTLVDYFLDLEAGTGIEVSLCQECIDWAKHEKRTFLRQSLEARLIALYYDTAMYSEALTLGSQLLRELKKLDDKNLLVEVQLLESKTYHALSNLPRARAALTSARTTANAIYCPPKVQASLDLQSGILHAADERDFKTAFSYFYEAFEGYDTAESTKALTALKYMLLCKIMLGQSEDVNQIISGKLAITYSGRDIDAMKAIAEASHKRSLAQFQEALKTYSKELKEDMIVKAHLGTLYDTMLEQNLCRIIEPYSRVQVAYVAEQINLPIHQVEKKLSQMILDKKITGILDQGEGVLIVFEETVVDKTYEATLETISSMGKVVDTLYQKAKKL is encoded by the coding sequence ATGGCGGGTGCTATGTTATTGGAGCGAGCAGTCAACATTTCGTCGATAAACAAAGGCGAGTCGATTTCTTTGTTGCAGAAAATCGTCCGTGACATCGAGGTCGCCGACACAGATGAGGAGCAGATCCGCATCAAGGAGCAGGGCATCTTGCAGCTCGGCGAGTTGTACAAACAGGAGAAGAAAGCAAAGGAATTGGCGGATTTGATCAAAACAACGCGTCCCTTCCTCAGTTTGATCAGTAAAGCGAAGGCAGCGAAGCTCGTTCGTACGCTCGTCGATTACTTCCTCGATTTGGAAGCAGGCACCGGAATCGAAGTCTCTTTGTGCCAAGAGTGCATCGACTGGGCCAAGCATGAGAAACGAACATTTTTGCGTCAAAGCTTGGAAGCACGTCTCATCGCTCTGTACTACGACACGGCGATGTATAGTGAGGCCTTGACGCTCGGCAGTCAGTTATTGCGCGAATTGAAAAAGTtggatgacaaaaatttgctcGTCGAGGTTCAGTTGTTGGAAAGTAAGACGTATCACGCTTTGAGCAATCTCCCACGAGCCCGTGCCGCTCTCACGAGTGCTCGGACAACGGCAAATGCCATTTATTGTCCGCCCAAAGTGCAAGCGTCACTCGATTTGCAGTCCGGCATTTTGCATGCAGCTGACGAACGTGACTTCAAAACAGCTTTTTCGTACTTTTACGAGGCTTTCGAGGGTTACGACACCGCGGAGAGCACCAAGGCACTGACTGCCCTCAAATATATGTTGCTTTGCAAGATCATGTTGGGCCAGAGTGAGGATGTAAATCAGATTATTAGCGGCAAATTGGCGATTACGTATTCGGGTCGCGATATCGATGCCATGAAAGCCATCGCCGAGGCGTCGCACAAACGTTCGTTGGCCCAATTCCAGGAAGCGCTCAAGACCTACAGCAAAGAACTCAAGGAAGACATGATTGTCAAAGCCCATCTTGGCACGTTGTATGACACGATGCTCGAACAGAATTTGTGTCGCATCATTGAGCCGTATTCGCGCGTGCAAGTTGCCTACGTCGCCGAGCAAATCAACTTGCCCATCCATCAGGTCGAGAAGAAATTGTCGCAGATGATTCTCGACAAGAAGATTACGGGCATCCTCGATCAGGGCGAAGgtgttttaattgttttcgAAGAGACTGTTGTAGATAAGACGTACGAGGCAACGCTTGAAACTATCTCGAGCATGGGCAAGGTCGTGGATACATTATACCAGAAGGCAAAGAAACTCTAA
- the LOC134831716 gene encoding uncharacterized protein LOC134831716 isoform X1, whose protein sequence is MFRFALLLACLFVATSSALPAGKHDSKDEVAGATSSPSPVSPAKPVEENAKQPPKTTITFDQRQEGKFNVRADLENFVIVFVPSSPSQGMSLLEMLASMRRTQSKNGNKRISSEKDVKGKYSKKVETNPKETPVVDSFIEGRTPYKVDISSTLTDANLQETSSVVEGNNNNRKVIVVESRQKRVPKHLGLYNNVLKSNSVVALINPSSTSSYDGEGLDELYRDTDFAPRHAAASISSSAYLKELTDSIPSIDSLKLESADNDWKLLGATEPGCGPDRNMRRDSYGICRFYPIDV, encoded by the exons atgtttcgGTTTGCTTTGTTGTTAGCGTGCCTGTTTGTGGCAACGAGCAGTGCTTTACCCGCGGGCAAGCACGATTCGAAGGATGAAGTTGCTGGCGCAACATCGTCTCCATCTCCCGTTTCACCTGCCAAGCCGGTTGAGGAAAATGCGAAACAACCGCCCAAAACAACAATCACTTTTGACCAACGGCAAGAGGGAAAATTCAACGTTCGCGCCGACTTGGAGAACTTTGTGATTGTTTTTGTGCCATCGTCTCCCTCGCAAGGCATGAGTTTGTTGGAGATGTTGGCTTCGATGCGTCGAACTCAGTCGAAAAATGGCAACAAACGGATCTCGAGTGAGAAAGATGTCAAGGGAAAATACTCGAAGAAGGTCGAAACGAACCCCAAAGAGACTCCCGTTGTCGATTCCTTCATCGAGGGACGCACGCCCTACAAAGTCGACATCTCGAGCACCTTGACAGACGCCAATTTGCAAGAAACTTCCTCAG TAGTAGAAGGTAACAATAACAACCGTAAAGTGATTGTAGTCGAGAGCAGACAAAAACGCGTACCTAAACATCTTGGCCTCTATAACaatgttttaaaatcaaattctgTCGTAGCATTAATCAATCCTAGTAGTACTTCTAGTTATGACGGTGAAGGGCTCGACGAGCTTTATCGCGATACCGACTTTGCGCCACGGCATGCTGCCGCAAGCATCTCCTCCTCTGCTTATCTCAAAGAATTAACCGATTCAATTCCTTCTATTGATAGCTTAAAGTTAGAATCTGCGGACAACGACTGGAAATTACTTGGTGCAACAGAGCCTGGATGTGGTCCCGATCGAAATATGCGACGAGACTCTTACGGAATTTGCAGATTTTATCCCATAGatgtttaa